GTTATTTAAATAACCATTCCAAAGGTACTTGCTTTGTAAACAGCGTTTTGAAGTGAATTCTAAAGGGCTCAaagcaggcatttaaaaatattattgaaagtatGAAACGGCTCTGTGTTTACAGATTAGAATTTTTGAagataatgtttcattttaatgtaacacAAGATTACAGGATTTTACTTGGAAGAACATCCTTAGAGATCATCTTGTCCGACTTGAAATTCAAATCTTGACGAGTATTAGCTCAACTCCAAACCCGTCCGGGCCTATGCATCTCTCTTTTTAAGCGAGACCGGCTGAACACCGGATCCCCTCTCCAGTTTTGGAGCGCAAAATGAGCAGGTTCTCAAAGATGGGTGTAGGTACTTCTAAGAAATCATCCAGTTTGTCCCTCTGGCCACTCCTGTGGTGTCCGGGAATCAAAAATCTAAGTGTTGCTTCCAACACGTTGAGAAGCCACGACCGCTCTCAGTAACGATCCTGGTGCCTCACCGCACCTACAGAAAATCCTTTTCCTCATTTGATAGGACATTCCTGCTCCCTAGAAATCGCTCCCTTTGGTGGAGCCCAGCGGTGTCCGAGAGCAGCAGCCGCAACCCCTTGGCTgcccccagtcctctccaggGCTCGCTGGGTGGGATTCCGCCAAGGGTGGCTTGAGTCACGTGGTGGCGAGGGGACAGGGGAAGAGATCCTCGCCCTGCGAGCCCCTCAGACCAGAAGCGACCCGACCAACACCAGGCAGGCCCCTTCCTGTGAAGTTAGAGACTCGATGATCCGGCATGGATCTCAGTTCATTTAATGAGCCCCTCGACCCCCCAGCACCCGCCCCGCCGTTCCTCAGAGGCCTTCCTCTCCTCAGGGGTCCTGTATCCCCCGGGGGTGGCGACTGACGACGCTCAGAAGGCGAGAAACGGCTCCCTAAGCCGCTCGCTGGGTCCCTCTCACCCCACAATGCACCGGGGCCAGCAGGAAGGCCGCTCCGACCCCTAATTTTCCCGCGAATTCAGTTCAAAGAGGCGGCAGGGCCAGCGGTCAGCAGCGCGCACGGGCCAACCAAGCTGCGCCTGCGCGAGAAGCGCCTCCGCGTGACTGACGGGGGAATGCGCGGGCCAACAGGCTGGGCATCAGAGCGCCGGGCGGGGGAAGTGAGCGGTCTCCCGAGCGGAGCGGGGCTCTCAGGAGgagacacttttttttccctccctcctttccctcctctcctcctcccttcccttcccccccccccgcctctctCGTCCTTCCCCCCTTGGTCCGCCGGAGCCTTCTGGGGCGAGCGGTTGGTATTGCCGGCGCTTACTCTCCGGGGCCGCCCGGCGGATAGCTGGcgtgggggaggaggcaggaacCGCGAGGGCGCCTCAGGAGCacggcggtgggggagggggcggctcgGGGCCCTGCGCGGGGTCCGGGGGAGGCGGCTTCGGGGGTTCAGTGGCGGCAGCGTCAGGCGGCAAATCCAGTGGTGGGGGCTGTGGAGGCGGCGGTAGTTacctggcctcctcctcttcctccgtgGCGGCAGCGGCGGGGGCCGCGGTGTTACCGGTGAAGAAGCCGAAAATGGAGCACGTCCAGGCTGACCACGAGCTTTTTCTCCAGGCCTTTGAGAGTGAGTGTGATGAaggctttgagggcaggaatcCCCACTCTTGCAGCGTTAGGGGGCCGGGACACTCGTGCTGGGACCCCCTTCCTCACCGGGAGTCGGTTTGATTCGGGAGTGGAGGGCGAAATTGAGGGGGCCATTCCGCCTTCCGGGGTTATGGCTCGAGGGGGCCCGAAGTCTAGGGCCTTTGAGGGAGGTGGATTAGGGGGTCCAGGTGAGGTTCGTGCCTCCCCGAAGATTTACACGCGAGCTGAGGCATGGTGCCCCGCGTTGAGAGCAGGCTGCTTTTTAGGTGGGGAGGTCACAGTTGGACTGTACAGTTGGATCTACCGTCAGATCCCAGGACTagttcttgctttctttcatgcCTTCCATACTCTAGAAGTACAAGGCTGTCGGTTGTAGGTTTAGAGGAGCAAAATTAAGCCTGTGAAGAGAGGAGTGCAGTAAAATCGACCAAATTGTCATTAGTCTGAAATGCCTTCGCACTAACTTGGTGCATTAACATGGCACCGTTTGATGCTCTACACCTTTCGCATCTTTCCACCCGTTTCATGGGTACGTAAACTGAGACAGGCAGTGTTTAAGCATCTTATTTCTCTCTAGACGATCTCGGAATTCTGTCCGTTTGTAGTTGTCTTCATTTCGGGACATTTTCtgatgtcagtttctgtttttaaggTCTGTTTCGAGGGCAGAGCTACGACTTAATTTGGGAAGGGGGCAAGGTGTCTGGaaagaagcaataaaatatataagaaatgtcaTGACTGTGAGTAATCTGAACTGTTCTTGAATGAATATTACATCCTGatggttttcctctttgcttttgtaTGGATGTTGTAATTTGGATGACCTTTAATAGCTAGATATCTTACAGAGACTTGAAAAAACTCAGCTCTACCACTCAGTgtctttatttacaatttttttttgtggcatatgTTAAGGGCTTGGTATCAGCTGTTCTTGGAAAGATGTATTACGTTAATacccttctttcattctctctcattaGTGCTTCATGAAATTCTAATTGGATTTTAATACAAGGAATTTCGGTTTTTATTGAAATTCGTATGGAACCTGCTTGAGAAAGATTCACATTATTCTAGCGTTTGCTCAATATACTTTCAGAAATCTGGAGAGGCTTTCAGTTGGAAATATGGTGGAGAACTAAAGCACAGTGATGACAGTAAACATACATGTTTGCAGCCTTTCTAAAACATCTCATCtccttttagtttatttgaaactaaaactaaactaaCTGAAGAttaagtggaaatttaaaaaattctttccaaatGTAGTGAGAAGACAAATCCTGCAAGAAAGTTTtagctgttttgcttttttgatgagtGTACTTCAGAGAGATGAACTGTCATTAAGAGTTAGATATGGTCACAAAACAACTTGATTGTTCTCTAATATTGATCTTAGTTTCTGAGAAGTTTATATGCTTTGATGTATTTACTAATATAGTTATATTAGGTCATTTTTATACcgctttatttaaagaaacataatacTAACAGGTCATTAATGTAACTGCTATTATGgtacttgtatataaaatattttctatctgtaaCCTAAGTCCTTTATAACAGATTTTAACTAAGCAGCATTAAAAACACTGTGGGAAtctggtactttaaaaatatgtgttgaggCAGTATTTACATACTGAGGTAATATTTACACTGAGCAAAATAGAAACCTGAACTATAACTAGCAATATTCATCGAAAATTTTAGCTAATTTATGTCTTGGATTTCACTTTGATTATATCTGTATTAGGACATCTATCCAGGTAACGGTTTTATTCCATTTCGGCTTACTACTGTACAGACTTTTGAAAAGACCAgttaaaaagtgaacattttattttcttatttggcttCAATAAAGAGTTCCTTTACTGAATCCAACTCGTTCACTTTAGCTACTTTTTAGAAGGAGATGGgttataaatagttttaattaaataaattaaatgaatataactACTTTTCAGTTCTTCATACAGCTAGTTTAAAAATAGCTACCTTAGAAATGCAAGGTTTAAGAACTAGATTGTAGAGAAACTTAAAGTAAATGTAGATGCATTTTGTGAATGTATGCTGTAGATTGAATGTCTTTTGATCTAATCGTGcttacttattttcttgatgtaaATGTTCACTACATAGTTTCCATAATAGGTTATTGGTTTATATATTGGTTTATATAACATGGTCTGGGTTGGTATTTTCTTAACAATTTaagtaataagtaaatttagataactttggattttgtttctgttacctAGAACCAACGCAGTTCTATAGGTTTCTTCGAACGCGAAATCTTATAGCGGTAAGTAATCAACAAAATttactgatattatttttttcctagaatttcacctatttaattttaatattttaactttttttatagcCAGTATTTTTGCATAGAACTCTTACTTACATGTCTCATCGAAACTCCAGAACAAACATCAAAAGGTACATTTTATGAATCTTATTTCAAGTTGTTCAAAccatgttaaaattttgttttaaagtatgatttctaatgaaagattaaatatgaaaactgaggtgaaagAGTGAATTGGttgcaaagtgatttttaatagtATCATTTCTGTAAATCCCAGTTGATTGCCAGTTTTTTCCTAACAAGTGATTTGGTAGTGGAGTAAATGAAGTGATTTTACTGACTAATGTTTTTTACTCTGTGCTAATAGTTATTTTCAAGTTTGGTAGAAGTTGAGGATTTAAGTATTTACTAAAGGGCTCATGGGAACTATCTTTGATACATAAATTTAACAGTTAATGTCTGAATATTTCTTATATGTTCTAACAATAAAGAATTCACTTCTATGAGGATAGGTTCAGAAAGTCTCATTTTATGTCTTTGGTGGTTGTCTTATTAAAAGGGAAATACTTTTGAAGTCAGTAGGAGGAATGTCTTTAAAAACTTCTTAATCTTAATCACCTAGTCTTAAAGTGGAATCTGAAGGTGTCAGAGAGCTTGTTTTTGCTCTGTAACATTTAACCGTATATAATTATAGAATGGTAGTTTCTTGTTCTGCACCCATGACTATTTACTGAGCATATCAAGTGAacaactttacatttttaaaggagggAACCTCTActaagcatttggtattgtcatagTTTTGACTTAGTAAAACCATTAAGCTTTTCAATAAACTTTGAAACTAAACTCCTTTGGAGACTCCTACTGGTTATTAAATAAGCACCGCTTTTTTTACAGCAAGACATAGTTTAGCTTTGTAGATATATCTAGATGTATTTTGAAGGATTGAAACGTTAAAACTATTTGTCTTCTGGTAATCTTTCTgaatcgagagagagagagagagagagagagagatagagagagagcgagcgagagagagagcgcgagTGAGCGCGCATTGCATTTAAGGGGTGAAACCTGCCAGGTGCCTAAATAACTAGGAAGAAGGTGATGAATTAAGCAGCAGAATTATGTCAGCTCTTTACCTGTCTACTCTATGCCAGGAATCaggaaaatttttctctaaaggactagatagtaaatattttagcctttgtggTCCAGGAAACGGAATTGAGGATATTAGGTAGTATGTAGGTActtacacagaaagagaaaacgaatatcaacattttttttaattgatgaaattcaaaacataataattgagtgcagtgttttctttttttttccttttctttcttggggggtgggggttgctgCACGGCTTtcgggttcttagttccctgaccagggattgaacctcggccctggcagtgagagcgccaagtcctaaccactggagccaGGGAGTACAGTGTTTTATAATATGTGCTTACTAGTGAGAAATgtgggattcttttatttttgtggggtagggtgggagggataacatTTAGCTTAATTGGGATTTAGAGTTAGTATTCTCTGTTATCAAATCACTTGCAAATGTTTTatctgtaaaaaccattcttagctcatgggctgtGCAGAAACAGACAACAGGCTGGATTTGACCAATGGTCCATAATTTGCAGACCCTTGATTTACTCTATAAAACTAGGTGAATTTGATTTAGtagtaaactttttctttaagtatttttaatatggaagatCAGTTAccatgtagagggcttccctggtggtccagtggttaagaccctgtgcttccactgcagggggcacaggttcgatccctggtcagggaactcagatcctacatgctgaggtgtggccaaaaaaaaattgttttttaagtacTGCAGTTATCATCTAGAATGCttcctgattttaattttaaaatgataaagtgttttcagaataaatttgagtttaatccataagtgtattaaaaatatacatcatgTTTGTTTATTAGACTATTTGACTGCCTCATTGtgggatacatttctgttgtctgcTAATGAGTGGAGGCAATTTCAAAAGCATGGCAGTAGAAATGAACTTTCTTAATTTAGTACCCCTTaggtaaaaaaatttcctttgggaCAGTTTTGAAGCAGTTTGCCAGCCAAGAAACAtacattccatttaatttacttCCATGTAAAAATGCATTAGGAATCACTTAATTCTTTTGTTGTATGCCTGGCATATATAAGACAATaagactgatttttaacaaattatactACAACTTAATATCTTCAAATGAACGCTGTCCTTTTCAAAGTAAGTTGGTGAATTTGGAAGGTGATGAATTCAGCCCAGCGATTGTGGTCTTTGTTCCAAATGTTTTTGGAACTGCTTTTACAGAATTGCTTTTAGTACAATCCCTTTGCTCAGAATGTTTTTGGAACTCCTTTTGTACTGTTACACAACAACATCATATTCACTGTTGGAGTACACTTATCACTCCTTTTGAAGTTGTACAAGC
This DNA window, taken from Kogia breviceps isolate mKogBre1 chromosome 11, mKogBre1 haplotype 1, whole genome shotgun sequence, encodes the following:
- the LOC131765168 gene encoding LOW QUALITY PROTEIN: polycomb protein SUZ12-like (The sequence of the model RefSeq protein was modified relative to this genomic sequence to represent the inferred CDS: inserted 1 base in 1 codon); protein product: MSRFSKMGHPPRRSSEAFLSSGVLYPPGVATDDAQKFKEAAGPAVSSAHGPTKLRLREKRLRVTDGGMRGPTGWASERRAGEPSGASGWYCRRLLSGAARRIAGVGEEAGTARAPQEHGGGGGGGSGPCAGSGGGGFGGSVAAASGGKSSGGGCGGGGSYLASSSSSVAAAAGAAVLPVKKPKMEHVQADHELFLQAFEKPTQFYRFLRTRNLIAPVFLHRTLTYMSHRNSRTNIKRKTFKVDDMLSKVEKMKGEQKSHSLSTHLQLTFTGFFHKNDKPSQNSENEQNSVTLEVLLVKVCHKKGKDVRCPIRQVPTGKKQVPLNPDLNQTKPGNFPSLAVSSNEFEPSNSHMVKSYSLLFRVTCPGRREFNGMINGETNENIDVNEELAARRKRNREDGXKTFVAQMTVFDKNRRLQLLDGEYEVAMQEMEECPRSKKRATWETIYDGKVWTT